TCTCTTCAATCGGTTTGGGATAATGGGCCATTCCACAGAGGAAAACGCCTTCGGTGGCGAACTCGACCGGTCTCAGCTTCTGATGGGCTTCCATGAGCCAGCCATCGCTGTCGACAGGAACCTTGAAAAGCCTTGAAATGCCCAAATCGTCCTGGCGGACAATAGCTGCCGCTAAACACAGGCAATCGGCATCCACCGTAAGGTTGCGTCCCAAAATCTGATCATGAAATTCGATGTTCACCTGTCTGCCGGCTACGGTTGCCCTCGGCTTGCGCTCCGGATCATAGCGGAAGAAAAGAACGCCCTTTTGTCTGGCCTCACGGTAAAGATCCTCCCTGGTGCCATAGGTCCGAATGTCCCGGTAGAGAATAAAAATGTTGGTGTCCGGGTTGTGACGTTTGAGTTCCAGTGCGATTTTAATGGAATGGGTGCAGCAGACTTTCGAACAGTAGGGGTGTTCCTCGTTGCGGGAACCGACACACTGAATAAAGACCACATTCCGGGCATTTCGGATACGGGAATCCTCCAGCCGGAGGCGCTGCTCCATTTCCAGGTGCGTCATGACAGCCTGGTGCTCACCATACAGGTATTCCTTAGGCTTATATTCTTTGGCGCCGATCGCCATGATGGCAACA
The genomic region above belongs to Deltaproteobacteria bacterium and contains:
- a CDS encoding 4Fe-4S binding protein, with the translated sequence DLIDMVAADPLVQLHLEANIVNVEGFVGNFKTSIAKGASTESVDHGVAIMAIGAKEYKPKEYLYGEHQAVMTHLEMEQRLRLEDSRIRNARNVVFIQCVGSRNEEHPYCSKVCCTHSIKIALELKRHNPDTNIFILYRDIRTYGTREDLYREARQKGVLFFRYDPERKPRATVAGRQVNIEFHDQILGRNLTVDADCLCLAAAIVRQDDLGISRLFKVPVDSDGWLMEAHQKLRPVEFATEGVFLCGMAHYPKPIEESIAQAQAAAAKALTVLSQESIVVGGIVARIDPELCSGCLGCIEVCPFGAIYFNSDKNVAEVNQALCKGCGACAAACPSEAPQLMGFSNRQIYAQIQTAMRA